In Quercus robur chromosome 11, dhQueRobu3.1, whole genome shotgun sequence, the following proteins share a genomic window:
- the LOC126704908 gene encoding uncharacterized protein LOC126704908, with amino-acid sequence MSHLLFVDDTLVFCDADSNHITALRGILSRFEEMSGLKINLGKSELVPVGDVPNLHELVEILGCRESTIPLKYLGLPLGTSFKDKTIWNPILEKMERRLAGWKRMMPFGEGSLGRSMGMSGVVGAQNLSRAYGVCLWKFIRSGGGNFSKFIQYEVGDGTRVKFWDDVWCRDHPLKEVFPDLYNISRTRDASISEFMCFVNGRVSWDIQFRHLVNDQESQSLDSFMVLIYSTKVQGVVSDNLCWKPASSQGFKVSGYYHSISPSTGISFPWKMVWQLNVPPWVAFFS; translated from the exons ATGTCTCACCTTTTGTTCGTGGATGACACACTTGTTTTCTGTGATGCTGATAGCAATCATATAACAGCTTTGCGTGGGATTCTCTCTAGATTTGAGGAGATGTCAGggctaaaaattaatttaggaaAGTCTGAATTGGTTCCAGTTGGGGATGTGCCTAATCTTCATGAGCTAGTGGAGATTTTGGGCTGTAGGGAGTCGACTATTCCGCTGAAATATTTAGGTCTTCCGTTGGGTACTTCTTTTAAAGATAAGacaatttggaatcctattttggagaagatggagCGAAGGCTAGCTGGTTGGAAGAG AATGATGCCCTTTGGAGAAGGGTCATTGGGTCGAAGTATGGGAATGAGTGGGGTGGTTGGTGCACAAAATCTGTCTAGGGCATATGGTGTTTGTTTGTGGAAGTTCATTCGGAGTGGCGGGGGGAATTTTTCCAAGTTCATTCAGTATGAAGTGGGTGATGGAACTCGTGTGAAGTTTTGGGATGATGTGTGGTGTAGGGATCATCCTCTTAAGGAGGTGTTTCcagatttatataatattagtaGGACAAGAGATGCTTCAATCTCAGAGTTTATGTGCTTTGTAAATGGGAGAGTTTCTTGGGACATTCAGTTTCGTCATTTAGTGAATGATCAAGAGTCACAATCTTTGGATtcgtttatggttttgatctaTTCCACAAAGGTGCAAGGTGTTGTTTCTGACAATCTTTGTTGGAAGCCAGCCAGCAGTCAAGGTTTCAAGGTGAGTGGGTATTATCATTCTATTTCACCTTCTACTGGCATTTCTTTCCCTTGGAAAATGGTGTGGCAATTGAATGTTCCTCCTTGGGTAGCTTTTTTCTCTTAG
- the LOC126704907 gene encoding uncharacterized protein LOC126704907 yields the protein MNLRIVSWNVRGLNEQDERLQVRNLIRKWKVDAVYLQETKMEFINRGVICSLWGGQHVDWLYLGSLGASGGVLLMWDNRVVDKVEKAVDRFSVSCKFKNMVDHFVWAFTGVYGPNSDRDRSSANFTLAIHQFLAFISEQILIDLPLVGGSFTWSNSREVASRSRLDRFLVSTDWEEKFPSVCQRHLSRLLLDHFPILLEGRNLHGDKKPFRFENIWLKDEGFLERLSSWWESYYFQGTPSFALANKLKLLKLDLKRWNVEEFGNMGLQYLWKEFNALEVIEDDQVLLAEENNDKDRIRGELEKTTLLEEICWRQKSRALFLREGDRNTKNFHRIANSHTRHNTIDRLMVDGELATDQGIIEWCISHFYRQLYTENEVHRPLLDEVFLEFLRKMPLGWTDLLMRKKYLEWSKISMVIKRQVQMVLQWHFSSLVGAW from the exons ATGAATTTGAGAATTGTTTCATGGAATGTGAGAGGGTTGAATGAGCAGGATGAGAGACTTCAGGTCAGAAATTTGATCCGTAAGTGGAAAGTAGATGCTGTTTATCTACAAGAAACTAAGATGGAGTTTATTAATAGAGGTGTCATTTGTAGTTTGTGGGGAGGTCAACATGTAGATTGGCTTTACTTAGGCTCTTTGGGTGCTTCAGGTGGGGTTTTATTGATGTGGGACAACAGGGTTGTGGATAAGGTAGAGAAAGCAGTGGATCGTTTCTCTGTCTCttgtaaattcaaaaatatgGTGGATCATTTTGTTTGGGCTTTCACTGGTGTTTATGGTCCCAATAGTGATAGAGACAGAA GTTCTGCAAATTTCACTTTAGCTATACAtcagtttttagcttttatctCTGAGCAAATCCTTATTGACTTGCCTTTGGTTGGGGGGAGTTTCACTTGGTCTAATTCTAGAGAGGTTGCTTCAAGATCTAGATTGGATAGGTTTCTAGTGTCAACAGATTGGGAGGAGAAATTTCCATCTGTTTGTCAACGCCATCTATCTAGGTTGCTTTTGGATCATTTTCCTATCCTTCTTGAGGGTAGGAATTTACATGGAGACAAAAAACCTTTTAGGTTTGAGAACATATGGTTAAAGGACGAGGGATTCTTGGAAAGGTTGAGTTCATGGTGGGAGTCCTATTATTTCCAAGGAACTCCTAGTTTTGCTTTGGCTAACAAACTGAAGTTGTTGAAATTGGATTTAAAAAGATGGAATGTGGAGGAGTTCGGCAATATGGGTCTGCAGTATTTATGGAAGGAGTTTAATGCGTTGGAAGTTATCGAAGATGACCAAGTTCTTTTAGCGGAGGAAAATAATGATAAGGATCGAATTCGTGGAGAGCTAGAAAAAACAACTTTGTTGGAAGAAATTTGCTGGAGGCAGAAATCTAGGGCTCTTTTTCTTAGAGAGGGAGAtaggaacacaaaaaattttcatcgtATTGCAAATTCGCATACAAGACACAATACTATTGATAGGCTTATGGTGGATGGAGAGCTAGCTACAGATCAAGGGATCATTGAGTGGTGCATTAGTCATTTCTATAGGCAGTTGTACACAGAGAATGAGGTCCACAGACCTCTTTTGGATGAGGTTTTTCTAGAATTTCTGAGGAAGATGCCACTTGGTTGGACAGACCTTTTGATGAGGAAGAAGTATTTGGAGTGGTCCAAGATTTCAATGGTGATAAAGCGCCAGGTCCAGATGGTTTTACAATGGCATTTTTCCAGTCTTGTTGGTGCTTGGTGA